The window acaatttatacacaattttttacacataaattttaattcttaactaaaattactttttttacataaaaagagagaaaaaaaaaaaaatcaaattaacatagAGAAATAATTCGGGCCAGCTTTACAAGTTTAGTGAGGCAAATCGAGTTTATACATGTCAATGCAGTAAAAAGAACTTGTAAAGCAAGTTGAGGACATAAACGATTTTTCGTCTTTATTTTTTGgctccaatttataattttctaaaattttaaaaaacaaaaatgaaatattcatttacacaaataataaaataattccttttatcattatcaacatcaagttttttctcattttatttataattagtacaCCTGTAAATTAATACCCTAGagaaaatcaatataaataggGACTGATTTCCTCTACTTTGAGATACATTCGAGCTTTGAAATCTATAGTAGCAAGGTTCAGATATGGCGGGTCGGAAGAAAGTTGGCAGAGTTTGTATTCTGTTTTAGTTTATTTACTGTTTTATAAGTAGATTAATGCATTAAGattgttttacattatatatatagcttCCAGAGCTCATGGGTGGGTCATGAAGTATTTTAAAATCTAGATCTATTGTGTTTGGTTAAAGGATATGTGTTTGTAGTTTAAATTCCATATAAAtgtgaaagaaaataaacaaaaacacaGCCTAATGGTAGATTTCTTTGACTTGGCAGAgcaaaaaatccaaaaaatccGAAATCTTTGGTATCGGGTGCATGATATGCAAGAAATGGCGAGAAGTTCCTAACCGCATGGAGTACAGAAAGTTGAGGGATGGATTTTTCTGCAGTAAGATTAGGGGACTTTCTTGCAAAGATCCAAATGTATTTGCTCAAAAGTATTTAGGCATTAAGCAAACTATGGATTGGCCgagtgatgatgatgaagaagaagaagtgagtAGCATTTGTGactgaaaaatattttgttttgtgtgGATGTTTGTCTgatttgtgtttgtgttgttATCATTTTCTTTGTTTTGGTGCTGATGTGATTTTCAAGACACCTCATAATTTCTGGATGGATTAGTTGTGATTGAtgttttacttattattatgaATCAGACTTTTTGTTATTGGTActttctttatatttaatattatgtatttttacaAAGTCTATTCAACAATGAGAGTTTTCAAAATGTGTGTATAGAGTGATTGATAGTATAAACATCaaactttcagtttttttgaTATTAAGTGTGTTAGATATGAGAAGAAGATGGAATTAGGGTTTATTATCAATGGGCTGGGCCTAATAGAAATTAATGATGAACAAATTGTAATGTTGTTATTCTCAAGCTAAGAAAGAAGTGTTTTAGAATAGGTTTTCTTATTATTCTTTGGGCCCTTTGGTTGTTGGCCCAAACCTACTTTGCCCTACTAATTAAGTAATGCTAAATTGCTAATTGTAACTTAACTTGTCACTATTTTCATTACATTTTGTGATAAACCTCCCAAAATTTAGCTTGCACTTATATCTCCTAAGCAAAACAAAAGGATTCACTTCACTATTTTCTTGGATCAGAAACCCTATGAGATTTAAGATCTAGAATAGTACGATGTTTATTGGGTTCATCTAGGCATATCTAAGAGATTTAGTTGATGTTGTgtattgtttttgttgttgtttggTATAAATCAGTTGATTTCTATTGGATGTTGgggttttctttctttttgttggTTGATGTTTGCTTACTTGGTATAGACCTGTTGCTTCCCTTGTTGAATCATCATTAAGtagaatatttcaatattcggaTTCGTATAGGAGCTAAGTAATGAAAAACTTTATATTAGGAGAAGTTAGGTAGGGATGTCACAAGGGATATTGTCAAAACTAATGACATACCTACTTATTACGAGGCCAAACATCCAATTTGGCTAACTAACAATCCAAAGATCCACACATGAACCAACAACTCTATTCTGCAATCGATTGGTAAAGAATTGGAGTAGTTTGAAACTTCTAAGGAGATTCGAGATCATCTTAGCTGGATTATATACACAAATCTATTCCTGCAAGAAAGTTTCCATTGGGGATGCAGCTTCATAAGCTTTTGACTGGACAACATGAGTATTCAAGAGTGTTAATCTAATATCATGTTGGACCCATACATTTTTAGAAGATTAAGCAATACCTTGCCTCCTCAGACCTCGTGCTCTGTCTGCTCCAACTCAAAATGGCTAGTCCTCGACTAGTGACTCCACACCTGCCTCAATAACCTCATTCTCTAATGGTGTTTGAGACAAGCCATAGGAAAGTCTATTGTTATTGTCGTTGGCAAACTCACAATTTTGTTTCATTGTGAGTTTGAGGGGATGTTAGAATAAGTTTTCTTACTATTGTTTGGGTCATTTTGTTATTGGCCCAAACTGATTTTCCCCACTACTTAAAGTCATACTTGTAACCTAAATTGTCAGTACTTTGAATACATTTTGTGCTAAGCCTTCAAAGCTTAGATTGCACTTATCTCTCTTCTCTATAAGTTCTTCAATGGTTTAAAAGTACCCATAAAATTTCTtgaaagtttattaaaaaagattgtTACAACACGGAATGGAATTTAGAGAtttcaaaataatgaataatagatATACTATAGTAACACATGCTTGGAGGTTATACAAAGATAAAGTGTCATTGTAGGAAAAAACTTTGGAAACTATTTATTTCCTAAACGTACCTTTTTAGCAAAGCTAGAAATATGGCGAGATCTTCATGGAAATGGAAAAGTACCTTGGGTACAAAGATGGCTGATAACAGAAAGTAGTGCTTTCAAATGTGTGCGGACAAATTCAAAATGAGATGAAAACAGATAAAAGTTGTATACAATTACTTTCAACCCGACTTACCTTTGGAAAGATAATGTAATGAAGATGATACTGTTGTTGGACCCCATAGTAATTCAGGTGTACTGTTCAATTTGGAGAGAAATGTGAGAGGATGACTGATTTGTTCGACCATACAATAATAATGTCATTTTACTATAAAGATAGGCTATAAAAACAGGCAATCTTACAAATCAGATACAagctaattaaaaaatatagggAAATATTTGGAGTATTGAATGTTCACCAAAACTTGGCGTGGAGATCCTTATGTAATGCATTGGTGAAATCTGAAGAAAGCAATCTTCATCAACTTGTGTAAGTCCAAACTTTGGTTTAGAGGAAGAAACAGTGAAACCTGTTCTACTTAAATGTGCCATGGTCAAACAAATATGGAAAAGATGTTATCAGAATAATACTCACCTGACTAATCAAGACATCTCTATGCAGGAATTGTTTCCTGTAAACTTCATGAGAGGAGTACTAAATGAGGATATCATATTAAGATCTGTGCAAATATTCTGTAGCAAATCTAGAAAGCTATAAATAGTAACATTTAAAGGAACACAAATGAACCAACAAAAATCCTACATTTGGTGAATCAAGAAAATCAAGGATTCCTACATGTTAGCTTAAAAGAGGAAACAATGGTAAGAACACAAATGATTTGATGTTCCCATACAAGATGTTGCTAATGTGATAGTACAAGTTGAAGCAACAGTGGTCCAACTTGAAGGAAAAGCTATATTGCAATCATATGCTGTACAAGAAAAGGGCAAAAAATTGATCAAAAGTCTAAAAAAATCAGGACTGATATTCTTATTGCTAAAATTGAAGCTATTAGATTTGCTATAGAAAAGACTAAATACATGAATTTGcaaattgtacttgtttttttttatatatcctTGCAGTTAAAAATATAAGCAATAAACAATCTTGCACTTCCTGAATAATAACAGCTATATGATATTTTATCGAGAGGCATCAAAAACAGATGGACTAATAGAGGAGGCAATAAAAAACAACACAATGGCTTCcagagaaaatgaaagaaaagacACTCCCTGCTAACACTAATACCAATATCTAATCAAGAATCAAGGAATAAGAAGTACATCAAATGGAGATCAAGAATCAGGAATGAAAAGGCAAGAAATACCAATACGGAATCAAGACAGTACTGCCCAGATCGGAGAATCAACAGCTATTACAGATTTGGAGAGGAATCAAACTCTCAATCAAGGTCAAGCAGAAACCATCAAAGATTTGGAATCCTGCTCCGAACACGTCAATGATCAAGAGATCTACAAAGATTTGTATCAATATATTGCACTGATAATCGAGCAAACACTAATGAACAAAGGTTAGAAGAATGTAAATACTTGCACCATATTGTGGTAGAGGAAGCCCGTAACCAAGAGAACTAAATTGTCCGTGGTATTGATACAAATCTTTGAGAATCAACAGCATGAAACTATCACAGATTTGGAGAGGAATCAAACCCTCAATTAAGATCAAGCATAAACCATCAAAGATTTGGAAATCCTGCTCCGAACACATCAATGATCAAGAGATCTACAAAGATTTGTATCAATATATTGTACTGATAATCGAGCAAACACTAATGAACAAAGGTTAGAAGAATGTAAATACTTACAATATATTGTGGTAGAGGAAGCCCGTAACCAAGAGAACTAAATTGTCTGTGGTATTGATACAAATCTTTGAGAATCAACAACATGAAACTATCACAGATTTGGAGAGAAATCAAACCCTCAATCAAGGTCAAGAAGAAACCCTCAAAGATTTGGAAATCCTGCTTTGAACACGTCAATGATCAAGAGATCTACAAAGATTTGTATCAATATATTGCACTGATAATCGAGCAAACACTAATGAACAAAGGTTACAATATATTGTGGTAGAGGAAGCCCGTAACCAAGAGAACTAAATTGTCTGTGGTATTGATACAAATCTTTGAGAATCAACAACATGAAACTATCACAGATTTGAAGAGGAATCAAACCCTCAATCAAGGTCAAGCAGAAACCATCAAAGATTTGGAAATCCTGCTTTGAACACATCAATGATCAAGAGATTTACAAAGATTTGTATCAATATATTGCACTGATAATCGAGCAAACACTAATGAACAAAGGTTAGAAGAATGTAAATACTTACAACATATTGTGGTACAGGAAGCCCGTAACCAAGAGAACTAAATTGTGGTAGAAGAATAGAACAGGCGGACAGATAACCCTAGACGAGAAAGGAACTAGGTAGGTCAAATGACTAATACTAAACCTTAATACTTATGCTAACAAAATAGGGTATTAGAACTAACGCCCATTATAAAAACCGTACCATTGACCTAAACGAGTCTTCGTAACccggatcatttaaaaaaaactaatgccCGGTTTGGTCTACTTGATATGGTCGCTAGTCTTCTATACTGGCTTGTTACTATTTTTAAGTATAGTaactttgaaaaataaaataaaaaactggCGATGTTTGGTTAAGAGATCTTTTAACTAGTCTTTTCTATTCGTTGTTGTTGcgatatttattaaataaaagtaagcAATGTTGAACACTAAGgaaatattatacatttataaagcatttgattttattaattaacatatatatccaaatcttgatattaatttatactAGGTAGGAACCGTGCAagaaaacgaaagaacaaaCGATCTAAATcaaaaactattataaattcTCCAACAAGAAAACGGGACCATAAACAAAATATACACAAAGTTCAGTCATCAGTGTAAACAAAACCCTGACACTTATATTCTTAggattctttaaaataaatctgcATCAAATTCATATGTGCAAAAGTATACCAAAGTCTATTACTGACTAAAGATGCCAACTTGTCATTGTCATTGACTCGTTCTGATTAGGAAGATCCATGGGCCAAGAATCTCAAACACTTTAGGCCTAATAGTTTTGTTTCAGCTTCTCGCAAATAGGCTTAAAGCCCTTCGAACGAACCTTATCTCTCATAATCAGATGTTTTTGTGCAGGGAAGACAGATCATTGACGCTTCCCTCATCATCAACGAATGCATCGACTCTGTCACTAGAAGAAATGATAGGGGTTGTCTTTGCAAATTGGACGTCGAGAAAGAATTTGATCATGAT is drawn from Impatiens glandulifera chromosome 3, dImpGla2.1, whole genome shotgun sequence and contains these coding sequences:
- the LOC124928765 gene encoding methyl-CpG-binding domain-containing protein 1-like gives rise to the protein MAGRKKVGRSKKSKKSEIFGIGCMICKKWREVPNRMEYRKLRDGFFCSKIRGLSCKDPNVFAQKYLGIKQTMDWPSDDDEEEEVSSICD